The Salvelinus sp. IW2-2015 linkage group LG6.2, ASM291031v2, whole genome shotgun sequence genome window below encodes:
- the LOC139027958 gene encoding putative uncharacterized protein DDB_G0271982: protein MVTFKSVKSRQTVNSRFTIDSEKEAVREKEAVSENEAVIEKEAVSEKEAVSEKEAVREKEAVSEKSIMSKEAVREKEAVSEKEAVREKEVVSEKEAVREKEAVSERKQSERRKQSERRKQREKEAVREKEASVRGSSQREGSSQERRKQSERRKQSERRKQSERRKQSVKEAVREKRNSQREGSSQ, encoded by the exons ATGGTCACCTTCAAATCCGTCAAGTCTCGGCAG ACTGTAAACAGCAGGTTTACAATTGATAGTGAGAAGGAAGCAGTCAGAGAGAAGGAAGCAGTCAGTGAAAATGAGGCAGTCATTGAGAAGGAAGCAGTCAGTGAGAAGGAAGCAGTCAGTGAGAAGGAAGCAGTCAGAGAGAAGGAAGCAGTCAGTGAGAAGAGCATCATGAGTAAGGAAGCAGTCAGAGAGAAGGAAGCAGTCAGTGAGAAGGAAGCAGTCAGAGAGAAGGAAGTAGTCAGTGAGAAGGAAGCAGTCAGAGAGAAGGAAGCAGTCAGTGAGAGGAAGCAGTCAGAGAGAAGGAAGCAGTCAGAgagaaggaagcagagagagaaggaagcagtCAGAGAGAAGGAAGCGTCAGTGAGAGGAAGCAGTCAGAGAGAAGGAAGCAGTCAGGAGAGAAGGAAGCAGTCAGAGAGAAGGAAGCAGTCAGAGAGAAGGAAGCAGTCAGAGAGAAGGAAGCAGTCAGTGAAGGAAGCAGtcagagagaaaagaaacagtCAGAGAGAAGGAAGCAGTCAGTGA